One window from the genome of Choloepus didactylus isolate mChoDid1 chromosome 2, mChoDid1.pri, whole genome shotgun sequence encodes:
- the LOC119526232 gene encoding EKC/KEOPS complex subunit LAGE3-like, whose protein sequence is MGGGRRCRRRGSVRSAVGGAPQVTRAPHAPGSGGDAMPAVTGQRRPLHRFSLNVPFPSPRQAEIACRSLAPDAEPHRGAIQKELTVVGSALAVQWTAEDPRPCKFPS, encoded by the coding sequence ATGGGTGGCGGACGCAGGTGCCGACGGCGGGGCTCGGTGAGATCCGCTGTCGGTGGCGCGCCCCAGGTCACGCGGGCACCGCACGCCCCAGGTTCGGGTGGAGACGCCATGCCTGCGGTTACAGGGCAGAGACGCCCACTACACAGGTTCTCCCTCAATGTTCCTTTCCCGTCTCCCAGGCAGGCAGAGATCGCCTGCCGCTCCCTGGCCCCAGATGCCGAGCCCCACCGAGGGGCGAtccagaaggagctcacagtggTCGGGAGTGCCCTGGCTGTCCAGTGGACTGCTGAGGACCCTCGCCCCTGCAAATTTCCATCCTGA